From the Bacillus sp. E(2018) genome, the window GTTAAATATTATGAAAGGAGAGTGATTTAATGAAATGATTATAAAAGAGCGCCGTACACCTGTTGTTGTCTCCGGTTTACAATTGCTTTTAACCCGACTGCTGCCGCATTATCCTCTGAGAACATACTTGGAAGATGAACTCGCTAAGTATTTGTCAGGACATAAAGGCGAACAATCCATCGATTTTCACCTGAAAGACTTACCTCAAAAAGAGTATCTGATCTTCCATAACCTCCGTATTCCTCATAACAACTCTTTTTTTCAACTCGATATCCTAATCCTAACTCCGAATTACTTTTTCATTATTGAAGTTAAGAATTTCTCAGGCAAACTCTATTTTGATCAAGACTTATTTCAACTGATTAGAACTTACAATGGATTAGAAGAAACATTCGCAGATCCTATTTCGCAGTTGAAAAGGCAGCGTTATTGTTTAATGGACTGGCTTAAAGATCATCATTCTGTGGAAATTCCTGTTGAAGCTGTTGTTGTCATTAGCAACCCTCAAACACAAATCAAAGTATCCCCTGGCCGCACGGAAGTTTACAAATGGATTTCTCACAAAATTAATCTTCCAGAAAAAATTCGTTATTTTGATAAGAAGCATTCAGAAGAACGGCTCTCGATGAAGGACTTACGTAAGCTTTCTAAGGCGCTCTTGAAAGCACATACCTCGCCTACCCCAAACCTGCTGCAAAAATATCAAATTTCACAAGATGACATCGTAAAGGGTGTAAGTTGGCCGAGTTGCGGTTTAATTCCAATGATCAGGAATAAAAGAAAGTGGTTCTGTCCTTCGTGTAAGTGTTACTCCAAATCAGCGCATATTCAGGCATTGAAAGATTATGCTCTTCTGTTTGGCCCTACGATTACCAATAGTCAGTTTCGTGATTTTATTCAGCTAGAATCTAGGACAATAGCTAAGAAATTACTTTTGAGCATGGACTTACCGACGTCTGGAGAATTACGTCATCGAAAGTATCACTTGGATTTTGATGAATGGCTGTCTCTTATACATATAT encodes:
- a CDS encoding nuclease-related domain-containing protein; translated protein: MIIKERRTPVVVSGLQLLLTRLLPHYPLRTYLEDELAKYLSGHKGEQSIDFHLKDLPQKEYLIFHNLRIPHNNSFFQLDILILTPNYFFIIEVKNFSGKLYFDQDLFQLIRTYNGLEETFADPISQLKRQRYCLMDWLKDHHSVEIPVEAVVVISNPQTQIKVSPGRTEVYKWISHKINLPEKIRYFDKKHSEERLSMKDLRKLSKALLKAHTSPTPNLLQKYQISQDDIVKGVSWPSCGLIPMIRNKRKWFCPSCKCYSKSAHIQALKDYALLFGPTITNSQFRDFIQLESRTIAKKLLLSMDLPTSGELRHRKYHLDFDEWLSLIHI